One Purpureocillium takamizusanense chromosome 1, complete sequence genomic window carries:
- a CDS encoding uncharacterized protein (EggNog:ENOG503NYDR~MEROPS:MER0006204~COG:V), which yields MGDSSSSSSSIEAAFGAAIDAGTIHGAVICAADATGRFVYDRALGQRTLLSGEKRAQQLDDVLYLASATKLITAVAALQCVEDGLLTLRGDVAALAPELAAKQVLTGFSSSSGGGGGEGDGDAEEDEGDKEAPVLEPAARPITLEMLLTHSSGASYDFLSPTVGKWRERFAPYPPEGVRRPVEEAFGYPLGFQPGAGWMYGPGLDWAGRLVERATGRTLGERMQERIFTPLGINSAQFYPVTREDLRARLVDLNPMDPEALGRAPLGGGGDMNKRSEGDFGGHGLFMSGGDFAKVLRSLLANDGKLLRPDTVDDMFEHHLSPEATAGHAAALASPAGVFFRVGVDPATKMGYGLGGLLTLEGIDGWYGERTLTWGGGMTLAWFIDRSNGLCGVGAVQAALPLDAAVVGDLKQTFRRDVYRKYAAWKEQQR from the coding sequence atgggcgacagcagcagcagcagcagcagcatcgaggccgccttcggggccgccatcgacgcggGCACGatccacggcgccgtcatctgcgccgccgacgcgacgGGCCGCTTCGTCTACGACAGGGCGCTCGGCCAGCGCACGCTGCTGTCCGGGGAgaagcgcgcgcagcagctcgacgacgtgctgtacctggcgtcggccaccaagctcatcaccgccgtcgccgcgctgcagtGCGTCGAGGACGGGCTCCTCACGCTGCGgggcgacgtggcggcgctcgcgcccgAGCTCGCGGCCAAGCAGGTCCTCACGGGcttttcctcctcgtcgggcggcggcggcggcgagggggacggggacgcggaggaggatgagggggATAAGGAGGCGCCGGTGctcgagcccgcggcgcggcccaTCACGCTCGAGATGCTGCTCACGCACAGCTCCGGCGCGAGCTACGACTTCCTGAGCCCGACCGTCGGCAAGTGGCGCGAGCGCTTCGCCCCGTACCCGCCCGAGGGCGtgcgccgccccgtcgaggaggccttTGGCTACCCGCTCGGCttccagcccggcgccgggtGGATGTACGGGCCCgggctggactgggccggccggctggtcgagcgggcgacgggccgcaCGCTCGGGGAGCGCATGCAGGAGCGCATCTTCACGCCCCTAGGCATCAACTCGGCCCAGTTCTATCCCGTCACGCGCGAggacctgcgcgcccgcctcgtcgacctgaACCCGATGGACCCCGAGGCcctggggcgggcgccgctcggcgggggcggcgacatgAACAAGCGCAGCGAGGGCGACTTTGGCGGCCACGGGCTCTTCAtgtcgggcggcgacttCGCAAAGGTGCTGCGCTCCCTGctcgccaacgacggcaagctgctcCGGCCCgacaccgtcgacgacatgttcGAGCACCACCTGAGCCCCGAGGCCaccgccggccacgccgccgccctggccagcccggccggcgtcttcttccgcgtcggcgtcgacccggcAACCAAGATGGGCTACGGACTGGGCGGTCTTCTGAccctcgagggcatcgacggctGGTACGGCGAGCGCACCCTgacctggggcggcggcatgacgcTCGCCTGGTTCATCGACCGCTCCAACGGGCTGTGTGGTGTgggcgccgtccaggccgccctgcccCTGGATGCGGCCGTTGTTGGCGACTTGAAGCAGACCTTCCGACGTGATGTGTATCGCAAGTACGCTGCCTGGAAAGAACAACAGCGGTAG
- a CDS encoding uncharacterized protein (EggNog:ENOG503P1D2) encodes MDRLPRELVDAILLKCLTGESKNEVLELRLVCRVFDRTLKPYACRTLGLDFSRLSRLSGFRRPQADALQTIGYHCKSLYVDLMVLRDDMEVEFLEAVFARVPSMTDFCQTMQRKYCLNDASFTETEYLDALETMLFNCRDVDRLRLNLPFQLVGRHVNAATMILANTLKAFANRPEEDSADLETLVLENVTDVAICHLWMNPSDVMNIMGVVAALKHLVLTLRRHENEPPRVGWFGACLWNLIENAGLLESLCLIGMDHEDKPPRGLKQTRFWQLTPDEWRARSLPAPRVYLAHLACLELKRVEMLPEILVKMMEELGDTLEELYLNEVYLKAEQARDWNADSKKVLWVGLPNLRAPDDGQWLAMAVRCAAPRLRLCRASFLAYDHYLREDGAFSSDFDLVDPCGLGRGLSQRFVEVVLGVPQPNDPSSGDPVEYLPRDPADDRFIAPQPRSSPASQTAEHDLQQARQQNPPPPPPPQQQQQNHTLQQNQQQQHDGQQEQRQRHQEHHSDQSRQPAPPAHAPARTPLRIEDYDVNAYQMAVANPTSQWHKSIDGVFANCNQNTLDELHYIAETACRGMNEIHRRRGEWTTVNGVANEYSDNLIIHLPSAEDAEQQDAA; translated from the exons atggaCCGGCTCCCGCGCGAGCTGGTAGACGCCATCCTGCTCAAGTGCCTCACCGGAGAATCCAAGAATGAAgtgctcgagctgcgcctcgtGTGCCGCGTCTTCGACCGCACCCTCAAGCCCTACGCATGCCGCACCCTCGGCCTGGACTTCTCGCGCCTCAGCAGGCTGAGTGGCTTCCGCAGGCCGCAGGCCGACGCCTTGCAGACCATTGGCTACCACTGCAAGAGCCTCTACGTCGACCTCATGGTGCTTCGAGATGACA TGGAAGTCGAgttcctcgaggccgtcttcgcccgcgtcccgtcCATGACGGACTTTTGCCAGACCATGCAGCGCAAGTACTGCCTCAACGACGCCTCCTTCACCGAGACCGAGTACCTGGACGCGCTCGAGACGATGCTCTTCAACtgccgcgacgtcgaccgGCTGCGCCTTAACCTCCCCTTCCAGCTCGTGGGGCGGCATgtcaacgccgccaccatgatCCTCGCCAACACGCTCAAGGCGTTTGCCAACCGGCCCGAGGAGGACTCGGCCGATCTCGAGacgctcgtcctcgagaaCGTAACCGACGTGGCCATCTGCCACCTGTGGATGAACCCCAGCGACGTCATGAATATCATgggcgtcgttgccgccctcaagcacctcgtcctcaccttgcgccgccacgagaaCGAGCCCCCCCGCGTCGGCTGGTTCGGCGCCTGCCTCTGGAACCTCATCGAGaacgccggcctgctcgagtCGCTCTGCCTTATCGGCATGGACCACGAGGACAAGCCCCCGCGAGGCCTCAAGCAGACGCGCTTCTGGCAGTTGACCCCCGACGAGTGGCGCGCccgctccctccccgccccaCGCGTCTacctcgcccacctcgcctGCCTCGAGCTCAAGCGCGTCGAGATGCTTCCCGAGATCCTCGTCAAGATGatggaggagctgggcgacaccctcgaggagctcTACCTGAACGAGGTCTacctcaaggccgagcaggcccgCGACTGGAACGCCGACTCCAAAAAGGTCCTCTGGGTCGGCCTCCCCAACCTGCGGgcccccgacgacggccagtggctcgccatggccgtccgCTGTGCCGCtccgcgcctgcgcctctgCCGCGCGAGCTTCCTCGCCTACGACCACTACCtccgcgaggacggcgcctTCAGCTCGGACtttgacctcgtcgacccctgcggccttggccgcggcctcTCCCAGCGCttcgtcgaggtcgtcttGGGCGTGCCCCAGCCCAACGACCCCTCGTCCGGCGACCCCGTCGAGTACCTGCCTCGGGaccccgccgacgaccgctTCATCGCCCCGCAGCCGCGATCTTCTCCTGCGTCCCAGACAGCTGAACATGACCTACAACAAGCACGTCAACAaaacccgccgccgccgccgccgccgcagcagcagcagcagaatcACACACTACAACAAaaccaacaacaacaacatgaTGGCCAACAAGAGCAACGACAACGGCACCAGGAACACCACAGCGACCAGAGCAGACaaccggcgccgcccgcacacGCCCCGGCCCGAACCCCCCTCCGCATCGAAGACTACGACGTCAACGCCTACCAGatggccgtcgccaacccGACGTCGCAGTGGCACAAGAGCATCGACGGCGTATTCGCAAACTGCAATCAGAAcacgctcgacgagctgcactACATCGCCGAGACTGCCTGTCGCGGCATGAACGAGATTCACCGCCGTAGGGGTGAGTGGACCACCGTCAACGGTGTGGCCAACGAGTATTCCGACAACCTCATTATCCACCTCCCGTCCGCAGAAGATgcggagcagcaggacgcggcATGA
- the CYS3 gene encoding Cystathionine gamma-lyase (EggNog:ENOG503NU9U~COG:E), producing MSPPIATDNPVSTPPRPPTPVHGFGTLAVHAGSPHDPATGAVIEPISLSTTFAQTAVGKPVGDYEYSRSSNPNRTNFEAAVAALEHARYALAFSSGSATTANILQSLAAGSHVISVSDVYGGTHRYFTQVAKAHGVKVTFTPEIEVDISEHITDQTRLIWIESPSNPTLRLVDIRAVVSEAHKHGILVVVDNTFLSPYVQNPLDLGADIVVHSVTKYINGHSDVVMGVAAFNSDDLKARLSFLQNAIGAVPSAFDAWLAHRGLKTLHLRARAASQNATTVGHALEASPHVIAVNYPGLDSHPHRHIAKKQHRDGMGGGMLSFRIRGGHAAAERFCQLTKIFTLAESLGGVESLVELPSSMTHAGIPRDQREAVGVFDDLVRLSCGVEEAEDLKNDVLQALEKAVKGPAANGVANGVNGQ from the coding sequence atgtcgccgcccatcgccaccgACAACCCCGTCAGcaccccgccgcgccccccgaCCCCGGTCCACGGCTTCggcaccctcgccgtccacgccGGCTCCCCTCACGACCCCGCGACCGGTGCCGTCATTGAGCCCATCTCGCTTTCCACCACCTTTGCCCAGACCGCCGTCGGCAAGCCCGTCGGTGACTACGAGTACTCGCGCTCTTCCAACCCCAACCGCACCAACTtcgaagccgccgtcgccgctctcgagCACGCCCGCTacgccctcgccttctccagcggcagcgccaccaccgcaAACATCCTCCAGAGCCTGGCTGCCGGCAGCCACGTCATCTCCGTCTCCGACGTCTACGGCGGCACCCACCGCTACTTCACCCAGGTCGCCAAGGCCcacggcgtcaaggtcacCTTTACCCCCGAGATCGAGGTGGACATCAGCGAGCACATCACCGACCAGACCCGCCTCATCTGGATCGAGTCGCCCTCCAACCCCACCCTGCGTCTCGTCGacatccgcgccgtcgtgtccGAGGCGCACAAgcacggcatcctcgtcgtcgtcgacaacaCCTTCCTCTCCCCCTACGTCCAGAACCCtctcgacctcggcgccgacattGTCGTCCACTCCGTCACAAAGTACATCAATGGCCACAGCGACgtcgtcatgggcgtcgccgccttcaacAGCGACGACCTCAAGGCCCGCCTGAGCTTCCTCCAAAACGCCATTGGCGCCGTCCCCTCGGCCTTTGACGCCTGGCTTGCCCACCGTGGCCTCAAGACGCTGcacctgcgcgcccgcgccgcctctcaAAACGCGACCACGGTCggccacgccctcgaggcctcGCCCcacgtcatcgccgtcaacTATCCCGGCCTCGACTCCCACCCCCACCGCCACATCGCCAAAAAGCAGCAccgcgacggcatgggcggcggcatgctgTCCTTCCGCATCCgtggcggccacgccgctgccgagcgcTTCTGCCAGCTCACCAAGATCTTCACCTTGGCAGAGAGTTTGGGCGGCGTTGAGtccctcgtcgagcttcccAGCAGCATGACCCACGCCGGCATCCCCCGCGAccagcgcgaggccgtcggcgtcttcgATGACCTCGTGCGCCTGagctgcggcgtcgaggaggccgaggacctcAAGAACGACGTGCTTCAGGCCCTCGAGaaggccgtcaagggccccgccgccaatggcgtcgccaacggcgtcaacggccaATAG
- a CDS encoding uncharacterized protein (COG:S~SECRETED:SignalP(1-17~SECRETED:cutsite=VSA-QQ~SECRETED:prob=0.8365)~EggNog:ENOG503P7PD), with translation MRASAVVVAFAAAAVSAQQNYTSELDMKIDPNSVEIQLRAQWCQAQTNTCNLLCNNDTDKNNCAQEDLKYECTCASNSSAPGLQFYTQTMPTFICDALYGQCNQQNAGNADGQKACTSNIKDLCGKLAPPKAPVSDESSSSASPSGTTSPTGSGSASATGSKATGTSTSTGLAAPTMAPAGNGAAAAAAIGLLAYLI, from the exons ATGCGCGCttccgccgtcgtcgtcgccttcgccgccgctgcggtgTCGGCCCAGCAGAACTACACCAGCGAGCTGGACATGAAGATCGACCCCAACTCTGTGGAAATTCAGCTTCGAG CGCAATGGTGCCAGGCTCAGACCAACACTTGCAACCTCCTCTGCAACAACGACACAGACAAGAACAATTGCGCTCAG GAGGACCTCAAGTATGAATGCACATGCGCATCCAACTCCTCGGCGCCTGGCCTGCAGTTCTATACGCAGACCATGCCCACCTTCATCTGCGATGCCCTCTACGGCCAATGCAACCAGCAGAACGCTGGCAATGCAGACGGCCAGAAGGCTTGCACCTCCAATATCAAGGACCTCTGTGGCAAGCTTGCACCGCCTAAGGCGCCAGTCAGTGATgagagctcgagctcggcctcgcccagcggcaccacctcgcccacgggctccggctccgccTCTGCCACTGGCAGCAAAGCTACCGGAACGTCCACCTCGAccggcctcgctgcccctACCATGGCCCCAGCAGGCaacggggccgccgccgccgccgccattggccTCCTGGCCTACCTCATCTAG